From the genome of Anopheles funestus chromosome 2RL, idAnoFuneDA-416_04, whole genome shotgun sequence:
GCGAACAAAGATATTTAAGCGGTCAGCTCTTGAAAAGCATTAGATAACTTGAACAAGTTCATTCAACACACCATGTCACATTAGCATAAATATACACCAGATGAAtaacaacaaagaaaatcaCAATTCTCCAAAGCAactcagcaaaacaaacaaatatatagACATGAAAAGTTCATATATCGTAGCGTGTAGGACGAGCTGGAAAATGCAAGAGGGCTTACGCtaaattattaattagttttaaaaatttcaaacacatGATGTTTGCAAACCTTATTATCGTAGTTCTCGTTTTGGCACGAGGCATTTGCAGAGATGCAAAAGAGAAGGTTATAAAACGGGCGAAAGCTTCAGCTTATTGGACACAttcgaagaaaaacaacaacaaaacatggaaaatggaaaatgtctTGACCTGTTGGCCAATTATTCTAATATCGTGCACCTGTATCGAATGTTGGTAAAAGGTTAGCAATCAAAGAGCACATCCACTCAAATGATGCCTGTCGGGTGAACGCCCCTTACCTTGGTGCACGTGCTATGCATTTACTTTCAACTTGGACAATGAAAGTGAATAATTGGTTTTCGAAATCAATggaaaagcaacagcaaaccaaGACGCTTGAAATTGCGATAAAAACACATAAGTTTAACCATGGCATTGCATTGTTCAGCATCGTATCTTCTTGAGAAGTATCTAGGCGAGTAAATGATAAGGTCAACACGTTGTATAAAATGATCAGTTTAAAAAACGTACACATACAAAGTAAGGcggaaaccaaacaaacaaaacacacgttTAACAAACTTACCTATATTTATCTTCTACTCGTATGGCGTATGTGGTAACCAGTGTTTCGTGTGAAAACCCCCTGATAATAAGGATCGAACTCTTCAACAGCACCGTTCGCACAAAATGCTGTGCAACAGGTAGCTGAAATGAggcatgaaacaaaaacacaataaaaaaacactatacAATAATATGTTCTCTGCTTGTGGCCGTGAACAGCAAAcagcatacaaacaaaaccgaccTGTACACATCACTTCTATCTATATCTTCGAGCGTTCAATTATTAAACTAATAGCATATTTAACATACTCTTGTGCATTTTAGAAGGATCAACGTAAAGAAAGAAACCGAGGCAAAGTAAATATCTCCACATTAAACATCATCtcgtggaaaaaaaaggatcaataTTAATGGCAGTTGCAGATGAAAGCGTGCAAAAGAGTAGtaatacacacacaatcgaagaaataataaaaaaaaaaacaaaagaacaaatcaAAGTATTGCTCGTTTTGTGGACAAACGTAAACTGCTCAGACAGAAAAACGTAGCTAAACAACCCCACCAATTAAAGTAACTTCTTCTGGGATTATCGGAGCATGCTGCTCAATCGCAGAAAGAGTTTACACCGGACGGTTTCTTTGCGTTGATTCTTcgtacgaaaacaaaaaaaacagaaagataaGAAACGTGTAGTTGGCAGCAAAGGCAAGAACGATAAGAACGTTCTAGGTTGGAAAATGGCCGAAAGGATGAAGAGAAAATTGGCTTGTATTTTAGTTGTATTTTGGCTTCCTACCGTTTTCTCCAGTTCCATAGCATAGACAATtacatttaataaatatttatccaaATGATCATGTGTGTCAATTCTTCCCAACATTCCCAAACGTATTCTTCCGCCAATTGAGCAATttgaattatgaaaaaaaaacatccatcgCAACTGTCATATTTAAAATGTCATCGTTTCCCGTAACCATGGATACTTATCACGACGGCAGTGGATTGTTATTTTACGAAAAACAACTGAAGCTTCACTAGAGAAACAGAACATTTTGTACGAGACATTCATCTCGCTGTGTTCGCTGCTCGAAAGGGAAGTAAATTTCAAAGTCTACATTATTCGTACGAGGAAAGACATCGATTAACGAAATCAATTATGCCACGTCGAAAACCAATCACCAAACTGGGCATATTCGGGAAGTATGACATAAACCCGGAACAGGCGGTAGAAAACTACTTTGAGTCGAAATTGAACAATAAGTGTTACGTGTAGGTTGACGATTGCTATTCGCGTGCCACCATGTCCCAAAGATACCTAATAACGTTGAAACGCCTCTTTATAGCAATATCCCTGGCTGGGATGTCGCCCGCAATGGGTTCGAGCTTAAGGGCATCCACAATGATCGTGAGTACATGGAAATTACCAAGGAGCAGCACCGGATGCGTGAGCAAGCCCAACGCCAAGTAGTCGTCAACCGGAAGCGGTTAGAGCAAACGACCGATTTACTGCACCGCATGCGGGCCGAATTTGTCGAGCTGAACGATTTTCTAAAAGACTGCGAAATGAAGGAACAAAACGCTTTGGATACGGTAACTACTAAACTTCTGTTTGCGGGTGTTGGATATATTACCATTATGGGCCACTTTCACTTAACAATTGGCAGGTAAAAcgcgaaaaggaaaagcacGAACAGTACGGGAAAAAGATCACACAGCTCGAGGCGGATCTGGAAAAGTTGGATGACTTTGTGATAAAGTATGAAGCAACGATCAACACATTTGAACCGTTTGAGGTATGGTGTATGGTTGGGAGTGGCACTAAAAGAACTGCAGGAATACAATTTATATGATCTTCTTGTTTCATACCATTTGCAGAAAGTTATGGAACAGACGATCGCCGAATCGAAGAGCTACGAAAATATGCAAGAACTTATTCAGCGTTGTGATTCGCTCCGTATGTACTATTTATATGAATATGAATGTGAAATACTACTGACGTTCTAGTTAAACAATTGTAATTGCTTTTCCTCTTCTATAGTACTGGCACAGGTGGAAATTTCGGCTGTAGAGCAGCAAAAGATCCAGGAGATAGAGGAAATCCGTCAGAATCTCTTCAAGGCAACCAAGACGGCACTGCATATTATTACCGGACTGAATAATGATCTGTCCGAATTGTTGGTAGGTTtagttttattggaaaatgacACCATTCCATACTTAAATTATTCTGACTACTCTTTcctttttaatgattttaaatgtaaCGAACATATTGGGTTGTCCGGTGTCATTTTGGTGACATATTGTaaatcttcatttttctttttctgctctCTGTATATCGAGTTCTACTCTTCTTGCTAAAATGAAGTCTGATCTATATGAGATTCGATCTACGAATTTTGACATATTAGATGAAACGCTGATCGCGGTCACTATgcgatttcttcttcttcttggcttaacgaccttacaaggtcacgccggccatttctggcttactagacttatttttaccacgtagccggatagtgggatttgaacccggtccggccgtgtggactggcgccgtttatcacatgcaccaccgagccgccccaaCTGCGGCGATTTAGTATCTTCAATTAGATAACAGCCATAGGATGTTTCTTTCCAAGaataaaaacaagcaaattgTCAGCACAATATTTAACGCGATCGTGTAACAAGTGTGACAGTTCTAGTAGAAGAATTAGTCAATTAGTAAACAGGTGTAATTTATTGCACTTCTTTATTACTGTTATAACGCATCAGTGTGATAAACTCATGTAGTACATCGCTATTTAGTATATTTCTTTCACATTTCTTTCCTTATTCCTAAAGACACAATACGTTGCCGCCAAAGAGGAAGGACTGCGCTGGGAAAAATCGGTCACCGTCGTCAAGAGCTACATGGTGGAGAATGAATCGAGCATTAATTGCCTTTTGGACGCTATTAACCATGTGTACATACTGCTACGCAAGCGTCGCGGTTCGGCACCGGTTGCTCCACGTGGTGACGTCGAAACGCAGCTAGATCACATCAAGGAGGAGATCGAGATTTTGCACGACGTACGCAAACAGGCAGCTGCTAAGATGCGCAACGATGGTCACAGTCTGTGCGCTGAGAAAGGGACGGAACGGCGTAAAACTGCATTGTAAAGCATAATAGAAACAAAGTTACATATGTTGGATAAATTTCGGACTCAAAACATAAGCTCacaaccatacacacacacacattatttGACAACTTTGAGTTTATTCATTTGTATCTCTCgcgtttattattgttttttttctctgtttattACTCATAGGTTTAAACGATAGcatttaatttcaatcaacCAGTGATTCATCGATTTACTTTCATATGTTAGCGAATCAATGCATATAATGGGGGAAagagtggttttgtttgtttttttgtttgtttagagCGTATTACACTGCATCATGAATGCATATTTATAGcagatatatgtatgtatacgtattttgcttttttttgtgtgtgagaaaCATATTGATCTAAACATCCGGTTCCCATTACGATCGAGAAGGGCAGGATGCCAATCCGTGACACAATGAAGTAAGTGTGTTTATAGTTATACTTTACACTCCATTTGCCATGTTATTGCCTGTCCATAGTTATTATTTAATAACGCataatattaattataaattgcataaataaaaaaataaatccttttctTGCGCCGACACAAATGATCGAGTGTTAACGAACACTACCTGGCTACTGATTTGGCTGTCAGCCACGATCGTTCCATGTTTGCCACCAAACGatggttaaaaaaagaaacgaaaatctCTTGTGCTTGTGGTGCAATACAAATGTgcgagaaaataaaacgaaagcaTACACTAAAGTAGGAATAgttttcaaacacaaacatcacTCAAAAAACGATCTAAATCTATAAGCATAActgatgaaaagaaaacacgtcCACTGTACAACAATTGTACATCAAATAGAAATAACATTTCGTGTCATTTTTGTATCGCACgcgttaaaaaaaggaatggttttgcttttagtGCATAAGTGCATGaatcaaagagaaaaaaaatgtaagtttTTAACTTTATCGTGAGTGCACACACGCTAGCACACTGGGAACTGTGTGAACACTCtgaaaaaatcatgaaaaataattctaaaaaaataatgattgcACACTTTCAGGCATCGCATACACTAAACACAACACGGCCGGGGAAAGGTAGTAATAAACTTATGTCCATCCCCTGCCGTGAAGGaataataaagcaataaatacTGCATTTGCAAAAACGAACATCCGTATAAGAAGGACACGCCAATTCTGCTACATGAGAAGAAGGGAAGAGATTGAAAACGGGAGTGTCGCAGCAGCTATCATACAATGGGATCGTTCTACTAGGAATgcatccttttttatttcaccaccCTTCCCAGAAATTACTACATATTGTATGCAACGTATTCACGTAAAACTCCAATGTGGGACGCTAAATTGTTCCTTCTATTGGGGAAATCTTGTTGAGGCTTGTTGTCTCAAATTTATAAACACAAATCTCTTGCCGTTTTGATTAGAGTAAATTAATAGTGCttctttgttgttgtgtttttgctctGTGTAATTTTCTTGTAtggtcttttgttttgctagttATAGGATAAATTTTACACAACGATAACAAGAAGATTAGCGTTGTTCCGCGGTTCGCTGCTTGCTTCCTCCATGTATTTACACACTCTTTACTATTACGCATCGTGCATAGTTCGCATATGTCGccctctctatctctctctttatatatatttatgtatatattCATCTGTTTTGtatctatttttttcattttcttagtGAAACAGTAAGATAAATGATAACGATTTTATGTTGTGAATTTCTACTTAAAGTTTGCAAAATACTAGGATTCgtataatatttttgctaACCCCccgtttttgtattttgaataatttttcatttgcttttcaaACGTGCGTTTTTACTTTCGTTACTATTATGATGCTCGAATCATTTGTCTATGTGTTGCCAGTGTAAGAAAAAACTCGTTACAATTACAGTATGTTCAGCAAATAAATTAAGACAACGCAAGTGTTTGAACAAATACCTTCTACATCCTTTTGCCAACGCAACATTATTGGAACACTACACAGAAAGAAGAGGATGAATGCCGAATTGAACACGCGCGCGTCACACCCGCTCGGAAAGGTTTCCCCCCCGCTTTGTGAACTGAAGATATTCTGTCTGAAGAAGCTTTAATGTCTTGCACCACACCACACCAGCAGGACATACGACAACGCTTTGCATGTGCTTTGGTAGTTAAAGTTTCCAAAAACCTTCCTTGTGTGCTTGTTTTCCTGACGAATCTTTAATTAAAACCTGAGAAAcggaaatagaaacaaaaccgaaagaaaGATAGTTTACAATCCATTCAACTTGCCTACCACAGATGCATGCTTCTGTGTAACAGAAAGGGCTTAAACGCTTTAGCTATAAGAGAAAGCAACACATAATGCATGTGCTAGTGTGTAGTGGACGAAAGTACATGAGTGAGAACAGCATTAGAGGTGTTATTTTTGACAACGAAACTATATCGCTTTATTCGTACATAAAGGTAAATGGAAGGGTGGAATGCGCCCAATTCATCATGCGCCATACACTACAGAATAATCGCTACTACGCAATGTTTtatcatatatatatatatatagatatacTCTAACAACTAGCCGCACTTCCCCGTCACACATTGTCAACCTACGGCGTATGGGAGGGTGTGTGTAgggggttcttttttttaatagcaaagcaaaacaaatccttcGTTCAAAACCTCCCACGCAACTCACCTAAACGGAGGGTGTGTAATTTAACTAAATGCTG
Proteins encoded in this window:
- the LOC125762393 gene encoding uncharacterized protein LOC125762393, coding for MPRRKPITKLGIFGKYDINPEQAVENYFESKLNNKCYVNIPGWDVARNGFELKGIHNDREYMEITKEQHRMREQAQRQVVVNRKRLEQTTDLLHRMRAEFVELNDFLKDCEMKEQNALDTVKREKEKHEQYGKKITQLEADLEKLDDFVIKYEATINTFEPFEKVMEQTIAESKSYENMQELIQRCDSLLLAQVEISAVEQQKIQEIEEIRQNLFKATKTALHIITGLNNDLSELLTQYVAAKEEGLRWEKSVTVVKSYMVENESSINCLLDAINHVYILLRKRRGSAPVAPRGDVETQLDHIKEEIEILHDVRKQAAAKMRNDGHSLCAEKGTERRKTAL